In the genome of Equus asinus isolate D_3611 breed Donkey chromosome 9, EquAss-T2T_v2, whole genome shotgun sequence, one region contains:
- the LOC106843714 gene encoding zinc finger protein ZFP2 isoform X6: MEREGLWHSSLGETWEPDNWLEGQQKNQDRHLGQVAVPHKETPTERRVCRGNEFERYSSQGSVLDTQQSIPRGERPHNQNSHGKDTKQNSELIKTQRMFVGKKIYECNQCGKTFSQSSSLLKHQRIHTGEKPYKCDICGKHFIERSSLTVHQRIHTGEKPYRCNECGKTFSQSMNLTVHQRTHTGEKPYQCKECGKSFRKNSSLIQHERIHTGEKPYKCNECGKAFTQSMNLTVHQRTHTGEKPYECNECGKAFSQSMHLIVHQRSHTGEKPYECGECGKAFSKSSTLTLHQRNHTGEKPYKCNKCGKSFSQSTYLIEHQRLHSGVKPFECNQCGKAFSKNSSLTQHRRIHTGEKPYECMVCGKHFTGRSSLTVHQVIHTGEKPYECNECGKAFSQSAYLIEHQRIHTGEKPYECDRCGKAFIKNSSLIVHQRTHTGEKPYQCNECGKAFSRSTNLTRHQRTHT; this comes from the coding sequence ATGGAAAGGGAAGGTCTCTGGCATTCTTCCTTAGGGGAAACCTGGGAACCTGATAATTGGTTAGAGGGGCAACAGAAAAACCAGGATAGACATCTGGGCCAAGTGGCAGTTCCCCATAAGGAAACCCCCACTGAGAGAAGGGTCTGTAGAGGTAATGAATTTGAAAGATATTCCAGTCAGGGTTCAGTCCTTGATACACAACAAAGTATTCCTAGGGGAGAAAGGCCCCATAATCAGAATTCACATGGAAAAGACACTAAACAAAATTCTGAATTAATTAAAACTCAAAGAATGTTTGTAGGAAAGAAAATCTATGAATGTAATCAATGTGGAAAAACCTTCAGTCAGAGCTCATCCCTTCTTAAGCACCAGAGGATTCATACTGGGGAGAAACCCTATAAGTGTGATATATGTGGGAAGCACTTCATTGAACGCTCCTCCCTTACTGTACACcaaagaattcacactggagagaaaccctacagatgtaatgaatgtgggaaaaccttcaGTCAGAGCATGAACCTAACTGTTCAtcaaagaactcatactggagagaaaccctatcaGTGTAAAGAATGTGGAAAATCTTTCCGCAAGAATTCATCCCTTATTCAACATGAAAggattcatactggagagaaaccctacaaatgtaatgaatgtgggaaagcttttacCCAAAGCATGAATCTCACAGTACatcaaagaactcacacaggagaaaaaccctatgaatgtaatgaatgtggaaaagccttcagtCAGAGTATGCATCTTATTGTCCATCAGAGAAgtcacactggagaaaaaccctatgagtgtggtgaatgtggaaaagcctttagTAAGAGCTCAACTCTTACCCTGCATCAGCGAAATCACACTGGAGAAAAGCCGTACAAATGTAACAAATGTGGAAAATCCTTTAGCCAAAGTACATATCTAATAGAACATCAGAGACTTCATTCTGGGGTAAAACCTTTTGAATGTAATCagtgtgggaaagctttcagtaaGAATTCATCTCTTACTCAACATCGGAGGatccatactggagagaaaccatatgaGTGTATGGTATGTGGAAAACATTTCACTGGGCGATCATCCCTTACTGTACATCAGGttattcatactggagagaaaccttatgaatgcaATGAATGTGGAAAGGCCTTCAGCCAGAGCGCATACCTTATTGAGCatcaaagaattcatactggtgagaaaccctatgaatgtgaTCGATGTGGAAAAGCCTTCATTAAGAATTCATCTCTTATAGTGCATCAGAgaactcatacaggagagaaaccctatcagtgtaatgaatgtggaaaagccttcagtCGGAGTACAAACCTTACACGACATCAGAGAACTCATACGTGA